A region from the uncultured Holophaga sp. genome encodes:
- a CDS encoding FAD-binding oxidoreductase, with protein MEALRRLNDATVILDPGDMEPFRRDESHVVGALPRAVVRPRGPGALRELVRIAKGEGLTLVPRGTGTGKAGGCTPTPDAIVVDLTQWPGSIELSRGDLALHAPASAMLRDLKGTALQAGLFYAPDPNSWDQCSFGGTLATNAGGICACKYGMTRHWVLALEALMEDGELHRFSIPTVKSNSGPSLAQLLVGSEGIFGLITSATVRLIPAPRMHLTLLLPVKDWQQLLDLPTALNEAGFLPNAFEFWDPAVLEDLRRHGPEAARRMPGEALALLEFDDPDCMSEDFLERLLGVLGPVAEDLQTATDERQREALWSVRRLTSSHLKERYPKKVSEDIVVPRSRIRDFFKATGSLGLPMVSYGHLGDGNLHVNLLAAGETAPDELERQVMSLFRTCLELGGGLTGEHGIGLAKRKAFLSLSDPYQVQALCGIKQALDPLGIFNRGKVI; from the coding sequence ATGGAGGCCCTCCGCCGCCTGAACGACGCCACCGTCATCCTCGATCCCGGGGACATGGAGCCTTTCCGCCGGGACGAATCCCATGTGGTCGGAGCCCTGCCCCGGGCCGTGGTCCGGCCCCGGGGACCCGGGGCCCTCCGGGAGCTGGTGCGCATCGCCAAGGGAGAGGGCCTCACCCTGGTCCCCCGGGGCACCGGCACCGGCAAGGCTGGGGGCTGCACCCCCACCCCCGATGCCATCGTGGTGGACCTCACCCAGTGGCCGGGCTCCATCGAGCTCTCCCGGGGAGACCTGGCCCTCCACGCCCCCGCCAGTGCCATGCTCCGGGACCTGAAGGGCACCGCCCTCCAGGCTGGCCTCTTCTACGCCCCGGACCCCAACTCCTGGGACCAGTGTTCCTTCGGGGGGACCCTCGCAACCAACGCCGGGGGCATCTGTGCCTGCAAGTACGGCATGACCCGCCACTGGGTCCTGGCCCTCGAGGCCCTGATGGAGGACGGGGAGCTGCACCGCTTCAGCATCCCCACCGTCAAGAGCAACTCCGGCCCCAGCCTGGCCCAGCTCCTGGTGGGCAGCGAGGGGATATTCGGCCTGATCACCTCTGCCACCGTGCGGCTCATCCCCGCCCCCCGCATGCACCTGACCCTCCTGCTGCCCGTGAAGGACTGGCAGCAGCTCCTGGACCTGCCCACCGCCCTGAACGAAGCCGGCTTCCTGCCCAATGCCTTCGAATTCTGGGATCCCGCGGTCCTGGAGGACCTGCGCCGACACGGCCCCGAGGCGGCCCGCCGCATGCCCGGCGAGGCCCTGGCGCTCCTGGAGTTCGACGACCCGGACTGCATGAGCGAGGACTTCCTGGAGCGCCTCCTGGGGGTGCTCGGACCCGTCGCCGAAGATCTCCAGACCGCCACGGACGAACGACAGCGCGAGGCCCTCTGGTCCGTGCGCCGCCTCACCTCCAGCCACCTCAAGGAGAGGTACCCCAAGAAGGTGAGCGAGGACATCGTGGTCCCCCGCAGTCGCATCCGGGACTTCTTCAAGGCTACCGGATCCCTGGGCCTGCCCATGGTCTCCTATGGGCACCTGGGGGACGGCAACCTCCATGTCAACCTCCTGGCCGCCGGCGAGACGGCACCCGACGAGCTGGAGCGGCAGGTCATGAGCCTTTTCCGAACCTGCCTCGAGTTGGGTGGCGGTCTGACGGGCGAGCACGGCATCGGACTCGCCAAGCGGAAGGCCTTCCTGAGCCTCAGCGACCCCTACCAGGTACAAGCCCTCTGCGGCATCAAGCAGGCCCTGGACCCCCTGGGCATCTTCAACCGCGGCAAGGTGATCTGA
- a CDS encoding glycerophosphodiester phosphodiesterase family protein: MPIILGHRGLSAQHLENSMEAFKAALQAGMDGFELDVQPTQDGVSMVLHDDGLERTTQGSGLLRKLKSTELPLLKNGEALPRLTDVLDLPAKWVNVELKGEPGWKQALATVEAAEALDRVIFSSFEPSEVLQLWAACPEAKCGFLWEEEEALELTEEELSDLPPALYLHLPLAAVKARPAFWAPHAKRLILWDMATPAAASGLGFTPAALIVDAL, translated from the coding sequence ATGCCGATCATCCTGGGCCACCGCGGCCTCTCCGCCCAGCACCTCGAGAATTCCATGGAGGCCTTCAAGGCCGCCCTCCAGGCCGGCATGGACGGCTTCGAACTGGATGTCCAGCCCACCCAGGACGGGGTTTCCATGGTGCTCCACGACGACGGCCTGGAGCGCACCACTCAGGGCAGTGGCCTGTTGCGCAAGCTCAAGTCCACGGAGCTCCCCCTCCTCAAGAATGGCGAGGCCCTGCCCCGCCTCACGGACGTCCTCGACCTCCCGGCCAAGTGGGTCAACGTGGAGTTGAAGGGCGAACCCGGATGGAAGCAGGCTCTGGCCACGGTGGAAGCCGCGGAGGCCCTGGACCGGGTGATCTTCTCCAGCTTCGAGCCCAGCGAGGTCCTCCAGCTCTGGGCCGCCTGCCCCGAGGCCAAGTGCGGCTTCCTCTGGGAGGAGGAGGAGGCCCTGGAGCTCACGGAGGAGGAGCTGTCCGACCTGCCGCCCGCTCTCTACCTCCACCTGCCCCTGGCTGCCGTAAAGGCCCGCCCCGCCTTCTGGGCCCCCCATGCGAAGCGCCTGATCCTCTGGGACATGGCCACCCCCGCAGCGGCCTCGGGCCTGGGCTTCACCCCGGCAGCACTCATTGTCGACGCTTTGTGA
- a CDS encoding DUF1573 domain-containing protein, whose translation MRSLVFLVPALVVLHGQDALVFDHVDYNFGRITTDRKVTHHFKATNKSRFPLQIKQVLPSCGCTSTVAGQWFLKPGESTDLEVAFDPRGFRGVVHKSVQVKAELSSNPPVPVSQLLTFQADIVRDVMPSTNTLFFQAVPRNTPRKATLTLASGNGQPVKVTRLEIPGAPYLSASTHANGNDAVVEVVFNGTQVPAGRNAGVETMTAQLTSPGTPYVRTRIQWDLKSRISTSPERVAWVDAAGKELSTKLVLTDLEGHAFRVTNASSTSSRIRVEGVGAAAAPKQELRVVLAPSGKAGVVNEWITLFTDEPEQPEMKIRVSAVLR comes from the coding sequence ATGCGCTCCCTGGTCTTTCTGGTTCCGGCTCTTGTGGTCCTTCATGGGCAGGATGCTCTGGTCTTCGACCATGTGGACTACAACTTCGGTCGCATCACCACGGACCGCAAAGTGACCCACCACTTCAAGGCCACCAACAAGAGCAGGTTCCCGCTCCAGATCAAGCAGGTGCTGCCCTCCTGCGGCTGTACCTCCACCGTGGCGGGGCAATGGTTCCTCAAGCCCGGCGAGAGCACGGATCTGGAGGTGGCCTTCGACCCCAGGGGCTTCCGCGGGGTGGTCCACAAGTCGGTCCAGGTCAAGGCGGAGCTCAGCTCCAACCCGCCCGTGCCGGTCTCCCAGCTGTTGACCTTCCAGGCGGACATCGTCCGGGATGTGATGCCGAGCACAAATACCCTCTTCTTCCAGGCGGTCCCCCGCAACACCCCCCGGAAGGCCACGCTGACCCTGGCCTCTGGGAACGGACAGCCTGTCAAGGTGACCCGTCTTGAGATCCCCGGAGCGCCTTATCTCTCGGCGAGCACTCACGCCAATGGGAATGACGCCGTGGTGGAGGTGGTCTTCAACGGCACCCAGGTGCCGGCCGGCAGGAATGCCGGGGTGGAGACCATGACGGCCCAGCTCACCAGCCCCGGCACCCCCTACGTGCGCACCCGGATCCAGTGGGATCTGAAGTCCCGTATCTCGACCTCCCCCGAGCGGGTGGCCTGGGTGGACGCCGCGGGCAAGGAACTCTCGACCAAGCTGGTGCTGACGGACCTGGAGGGGCATGCTTTCCGTGTGACCAACGCCTCCAGCACCTCCTCCCGGATCCGGGTTGAAGGCGTGGGGGCCGCCGCTGCCCCCAAACAGGAACTCCGGGTGGTGCTGGCCCCTTCAGGGAAGGCCGGGGTGGTGAACGAGTGGATCACGCTCTTCACCGATGAACCCGAGCAGCCGGAGATGAAGATCCGCGTCAGCGCCGTCCTCCGTTGA
- a CDS encoding sigma-54 dependent transcriptional regulator, whose protein sequence is MTPSASSPTRKRILIVEDEESFREVLQLGLEPEGFQAETVPGIQEARSRLQTGAYDAVVSDLRLKDGSGIELLAWAKEQGLETPFIIMTAFATTETTVQALNLGAVDFLTKTRDDLQELTKVLKGLYASTPAPAPAEVADIGDLVGIGNTMRRIQALVGKVALADTTVLITGESGTGKEIVARLIHRYSERSRAPFVPINCGALPENLLESELFGYERGAFTGASAAKRGLFEEAQGGILFLDEIGEMPLPLQVKLLRALQERKIRRIGANEERAIDIRIIGATNQDLRNRAEQGGFRQDLYFRLNILHIDLPPLRERQEDIPVLVDHFLARYCRKLNKSPMTLTDEALATLRRYTFRGNVRELENLMERCVALNSGGPIGLELFPDDLLADVHGNRAGHRGTPWELPEEGFDLEAYLNAYKGHLLRRGAEKCGGNRTRAARYLGMSFRAYRYWLQELGGLETLPRDCPCPGDFPPKTPAEGEGDA, encoded by the coding sequence ATGACCCCATCTGCCTCCAGCCCAACCCGCAAGCGCATCCTCATCGTCGAGGATGAAGAGAGCTTCCGCGAAGTGCTCCAGCTCGGCCTGGAACCTGAGGGTTTCCAGGCGGAGACGGTCCCCGGCATCCAGGAGGCGCGCAGCCGTCTCCAGACCGGAGCCTACGACGCCGTAGTATCGGATCTGCGCCTGAAGGACGGCTCGGGCATCGAGCTGCTGGCCTGGGCCAAAGAGCAGGGCCTGGAGACGCCCTTCATCATCATGACCGCCTTTGCCACCACCGAGACCACGGTCCAGGCCCTCAACCTGGGCGCCGTAGACTTCCTCACCAAGACCCGGGATGACCTTCAGGAGCTGACCAAAGTCCTCAAGGGTCTCTATGCCTCGACCCCCGCCCCGGCACCGGCGGAGGTGGCCGACATCGGCGACTTGGTGGGCATCGGCAACACCATGCGGCGCATCCAGGCCCTGGTGGGAAAGGTCGCCCTCGCCGACACAACTGTCCTCATCACTGGCGAGAGCGGCACCGGCAAGGAGATTGTGGCCCGCCTCATCCACCGCTACTCGGAGCGGAGCCGCGCCCCCTTCGTCCCCATCAACTGCGGCGCCCTGCCGGAGAACCTCCTGGAGTCCGAGCTCTTCGGCTATGAGCGGGGGGCCTTCACCGGCGCCAGCGCCGCGAAACGGGGGCTCTTCGAGGAGGCCCAGGGGGGGATTCTCTTCCTGGACGAGATCGGCGAAATGCCCCTGCCCCTTCAGGTGAAGCTGCTCCGCGCACTCCAGGAGCGCAAGATCCGCAGGATCGGCGCCAATGAGGAGCGGGCCATCGACATCCGCATCATCGGAGCCACCAACCAGGATCTCCGCAACAGGGCCGAGCAGGGCGGATTCCGCCAGGACCTCTACTTCCGCCTCAACATCCTCCACATCGACCTGCCTCCCCTCCGGGAGCGCCAGGAGGACATCCCCGTCCTGGTAGACCACTTCCTGGCCCGCTACTGCCGCAAGCTCAACAAGTCCCCCATGACCCTCACCGATGAGGCCCTCGCCACGCTCCGCCGCTACACCTTCCGGGGCAACGTCCGGGAGCTGGAGAACCTCATGGAGCGCTGCGTGGCCCTCAACTCCGGCGGCCCCATCGGCCTTGAGCTCTTTCCGGATGACCTTCTGGCCGATGTCCATGGGAACCGGGCGGGCCACCGGGGGACCCCCTGGGAGCTCCCCGAAGAGGGCTTCGACCTGGAGGCCTACCTGAACGCCTACAAGGGGCACCTCCTTCGGAGGGGGGCCGAGAAGTGCGGGGGGAACCGGACCAGAGCCGCCCGCTATCTGGGCATGAGCTTCCGGGCTTACCGCTATTGGCTCCAGGAGCTGGGTGGTCTCGAGACACTGCCGAGAGACTGCCCCTGTCCTGGGGATTTCCCGCCGAAGACACCGGCAGAGGGGGAGGGAGACGCATGA
- the pyrH gene encoding UMP kinase — protein MKYRRILLKLSGEALMGSQGHGIDPQVVNLIADQVKEIHGLGVEVALVIGGGNIFRGVAGATKGMDRVTGDHMGMLATMINALALQDALEQKGLFARVLSGIEMPKVAESYIRRRAVRHLEKGRIVIFGAGTGNPYFSTDTAAALRANEINAEVVMKATNVDGIYCSDPRKNPNAVKYDTVTFQEVLEKDLKVMDAAAIALCRENRLPILVFNMLEPGNLLASVRGEVVGTLVN, from the coding sequence ATGAAATACCGTCGCATCCTGCTCAAGCTCTCCGGAGAGGCCCTCATGGGCAGCCAGGGGCATGGGATCGATCCCCAGGTCGTCAACCTCATCGCCGATCAGGTCAAGGAGATCCACGGCCTGGGGGTCGAGGTCGCCCTGGTGATCGGCGGCGGCAACATCTTCCGAGGTGTCGCCGGCGCCACCAAGGGCATGGACCGGGTGACCGGAGACCACATGGGCATGCTGGCCACCATGATCAACGCCCTGGCCCTCCAGGACGCGTTGGAGCAGAAGGGCCTCTTCGCCCGGGTGCTCAGCGGCATCGAAATGCCCAAGGTGGCCGAGAGCTACATCCGGCGCCGCGCCGTCCGCCACCTGGAGAAAGGGCGCATCGTCATTTTCGGCGCAGGAACCGGGAACCCCTACTTCTCCACCGATACCGCCGCCGCCCTGCGCGCCAACGAAATCAATGCCGAGGTGGTCATGAAGGCCACCAATGTGGACGGCATCTACTGCTCCGACCCCCGGAAGAACCCCAATGCCGTGAAATACGACACCGTCACCTTCCAGGAGGTCCTGGAGAAGGATCTGAAGGTGATGGACGCCGCCGCCATCGCCCTCTGCCGCGAGAACCGCCTCCCCATCCTGGTCTTCAACATGCTGGAACCCGGCAACCTCCTGGCCTCGGTCCGGGGCGAGGTGGTGGGCACCCTGGTCAACTAG
- a CDS encoding DMT family transporter: protein MRPPTGDPLHGRAVLGTLLISLVWGASFAAMKFLLQSGLSVGTMLCLRFGLAALILGGVVALGSRGITRGELRDGLVLGLLLTLIIWLQADGLRFTTVSKSGFITGLYVIFTPLISLMAGQRLRGSHALGALLAVVGLFLLVRDPGQPMGGWNRGDFETLLCAAACGGQIVVTGKASRRGRPMVLAFLQVAVAALLALLMTALLPARQGFTGVPLVKPGVWMALAYMALLATVLAFSLMVILQAHLGATEAAIIYSAEPVFAALLAMTGWVPGVRDVLRPAQWAGGAIILGAMLLAELGPRLLNRRKVVDAELLG, encoded by the coding sequence TTGAGGCCGCCCACAGGCGATCCTCTTCATGGCAGGGCGGTCCTCGGGACCCTCCTGATCTCCCTGGTGTGGGGGGCGAGCTTCGCGGCCATGAAATTCCTCCTCCAGTCCGGGCTCAGTGTGGGCACCATGCTCTGCCTGCGTTTCGGGTTGGCGGCTCTGATCCTCGGTGGCGTGGTCGCGCTCGGCTCCCGGGGCATCACCCGCGGCGAACTCCGGGACGGGTTGGTCCTGGGTCTCCTCCTCACGCTGATCATCTGGCTCCAGGCCGATGGCCTCCGCTTCACCACCGTCAGCAAGTCGGGTTTCATCACGGGGCTCTATGTCATCTTCACCCCGCTCATCAGCCTGATGGCGGGGCAGCGACTGCGGGGTTCCCATGCCCTGGGGGCTCTGCTGGCCGTGGTGGGGCTGTTCCTGCTGGTGCGGGATCCGGGGCAGCCCATGGGGGGCTGGAACCGAGGGGACTTCGAGACCCTGCTCTGCGCGGCGGCCTGCGGGGGCCAGATCGTAGTCACCGGCAAGGCGTCCCGTCGTGGTCGGCCCATGGTGCTGGCCTTTCTGCAGGTGGCGGTGGCAGCCCTCCTGGCGCTCCTGATGACTGCCCTGCTGCCTGCCCGTCAGGGCTTCACCGGGGTACCCCTGGTGAAGCCGGGCGTCTGGATGGCCCTGGCTTATATGGCCCTGCTGGCGACTGTCCTCGCCTTTTCCCTGATGGTGATCCTGCAGGCGCACCTGGGGGCCACCGAGGCTGCCATCATCTACTCCGCTGAGCCCGTCTTTGCGGCCCTCCTGGCCATGACGGGCTGGGTGCCGGGCGTAAGGGATGTCCTCCGTCCGGCCCAGTGGGCCGGCGGGGCCATCATCCTGGGGGCCATGCTCCTCGCGGAGCTGGGGCCCCGGCTGCTGAACCGCCGGAAGGTGGTGGATGCGGAGCTGCTGGGCTAG
- a CDS encoding M20/M25/M40 family metallo-hydrolase, giving the protein MNPAALLESLVSIPSISGEEGPIADYLFKLLSVEGFKVQRHGHSLWFEVGQGFPRLLYVSHLDTVPPCDGWTTNPWTPRWEGSKLHALGANDAKGCVATMLLTAHGLAEDPSFQGTAVFALTSEEETDGRGIRELLPLLLPLDAAVVCEPTGLQVCIAQRGELVLRCRAKGASAHVGHAHEGINAITMAARDMGRLEAMSFDPHEVLGETRPVVTQVSGGRAHNQVPDRCDFYVALRTTPNLQVADVVARISGELESEVGIHYDNYLPQATRPDQPIVQAALEASGHSEGIGSHTASDWAFLRNIPAVKTGPGDTHRSHRPDEWLTLEECQQGVAFYRNLAHAYFRRMAGGRFGA; this is encoded by the coding sequence ATGAATCCGGCCGCCCTGCTTGAGTCCCTGGTCTCCATTCCCAGCATCTCCGGCGAAGAAGGCCCCATCGCGGACTACCTCTTCAAACTCCTGTCCGTAGAGGGTTTCAAGGTCCAGCGCCACGGGCACAGCCTCTGGTTCGAGGTGGGTCAGGGCTTCCCCCGCCTGCTCTATGTCAGCCACCTGGACACCGTCCCCCCCTGTGACGGTTGGACCACCAACCCCTGGACCCCCCGCTGGGAGGGGAGCAAACTCCACGCCCTGGGAGCCAATGACGCCAAGGGCTGCGTGGCCACCATGCTCCTCACGGCCCACGGATTGGCTGAGGATCCCTCCTTCCAGGGCACGGCGGTCTTCGCCCTCACCTCCGAGGAGGAGACCGACGGCCGGGGCATCCGGGAGCTCCTGCCTCTCCTGCTTCCCCTCGACGCCGCCGTGGTCTGCGAGCCCACGGGGCTCCAGGTCTGCATCGCCCAGAGGGGCGAGCTGGTCCTCCGCTGCCGCGCCAAGGGCGCCTCGGCCCATGTGGGGCACGCCCACGAGGGCATCAATGCCATCACCATGGCCGCCCGGGACATGGGTCGCCTGGAGGCCATGAGCTTCGATCCCCATGAGGTGCTGGGCGAGACCCGCCCCGTGGTCACCCAGGTCTCCGGGGGGCGTGCCCACAACCAGGTGCCGGACCGCTGTGACTTCTATGTCGCCCTGCGCACCACCCCCAACCTGCAGGTGGCGGATGTGGTGGCTCGCATCTCCGGTGAGCTGGAGAGCGAGGTGGGCATCCACTACGACAACTACTTGCCCCAGGCCACCCGCCCCGACCAGCCCATCGTGCAGGCCGCCCTCGAGGCCTCTGGGCACAGCGAAGGCATCGGCTCCCACACCGCCTCAGACTGGGCCTTCCTCCGCAATATCCCGGCGGTGAAGACCGGACCGGGCGACACCCACCGGAGTCACAGGCCCGATGAGTGGCTGACCCTCGAAGAATGCCAGCAAGGTGTGGCATTCTATAGGAATCTGGCCCACGCGTACTTCCGTCGGATGGCCGGCGGACGGTTCGGGGCCTAG
- a CDS encoding type II secretion system protein: MSPTPHSSPSRRPRQRGFTLMELMIALMIIGVIATLGFKAYGKYSAKARYTKAQDTIKTVSEGLDQFYLKHGKYPELGSFEAMVDANSPLVKENMLPVNTPGKDMWDQPFEGKSSKATYELKCQGDPTDQDDRPPFTREPGKISGPSAATAESAAGGTK, translated from the coding sequence ATGTCCCCGACCCCCCACTCTTCTCCGTCGCGTCGCCCCCGCCAGAGGGGCTTTACGCTCATGGAGCTCATGATCGCCCTGATGATCATCGGGGTGATCGCGACATTGGGGTTCAAGGCCTACGGCAAATACTCCGCCAAGGCCCGCTACACCAAGGCCCAGGACACCATCAAGACAGTCTCCGAGGGGCTGGACCAGTTTTATCTCAAGCATGGCAAGTACCCTGAACTGGGCAGCTTCGAGGCCATGGTGGATGCCAACAGCCCCTTGGTCAAAGAGAACATGCTCCCGGTGAACACCCCCGGCAAGGACATGTGGGACCAGCCCTTCGAGGGCAAGTCCAGCAAGGCCACCTATGAGCTGAAGTGCCAGGGTGACCCCACCGATCAGGACGACCGCCCCCCCTTCACCCGTGAACCGGGCAAGATCAGCGGCCCCTCCGCCGCCACCGCGGAGTCAGCCGCCGGAGGGACGAAGTGA
- a CDS encoding S1-like domain-containing RNA-binding protein has protein sequence MATPGILNRLPILSLQAREVILDGGEHGEIPLPRSEAPAGCELGQLLEVFVHHDLTDRLVATTRRPLAQVGEVAFLKIAAIKDAGIFLDWGLPKDLLLPWREVRKDQKHFMVEGKKILVMLIQDEEGREAASARLNDFLTDTADGFWPGEKVTVIAADPTDLGMKVVVNHRHWGLVHQSDIFGSLRRGDRRDGYIKALRPDHRLDITLTAPGYAKTVPLGEEILKLLERRGGFLPVNDKSEPQAIQELFGISKKAFKLALGALYKNRQILIGEDGIRLVRKA, from the coding sequence ATGGCCACCCCCGGTATCCTCAACCGTCTCCCCATCCTGAGCCTCCAGGCCCGTGAGGTGATCCTGGACGGCGGCGAGCATGGGGAGATCCCCCTGCCCCGAAGCGAAGCCCCCGCAGGCTGTGAGCTTGGCCAGCTCCTGGAAGTCTTCGTCCACCACGACTTGACGGACCGTTTGGTGGCCACCACCAGACGCCCCCTGGCCCAGGTGGGCGAGGTGGCCTTCCTGAAGATCGCAGCCATCAAGGATGCGGGAATCTTCCTGGACTGGGGCCTGCCCAAGGATCTGCTCCTGCCCTGGCGGGAGGTTCGCAAGGACCAGAAGCACTTCATGGTGGAAGGGAAGAAGATCCTGGTCATGCTCATCCAGGACGAGGAGGGCCGGGAGGCGGCCTCCGCCCGGCTCAACGACTTCCTCACGGACACGGCGGACGGCTTCTGGCCCGGGGAGAAGGTCACGGTCATCGCCGCAGACCCCACGGACCTGGGCATGAAGGTGGTGGTGAACCATCGCCACTGGGGCCTGGTCCACCAGAGTGACATCTTCGGCAGCCTGCGCCGGGGCGACCGCCGGGATGGCTACATCAAGGCCTTGCGTCCCGACCACCGCCTGGACATCACCCTCACCGCCCCTGGCTACGCCAAGACCGTCCCCCTGGGGGAGGAGATCCTCAAGCTCCTGGAGCGCAGGGGGGGCTTCCTGCCGGTCAACGACAAGAGCGAGCCCCAGGCCATCCAGGAACTCTTCGGGATCAGCAAGAAGGCCTTCAAGCTGGCCCTGGGTGCCCTCTACAAGAACCGCCAGATTCTGATCGGCGAGGATGGCATCCGCCTGGTGAGAAAAGCCTGA
- a CDS encoding DUF177 domain-containing protein, whose protein sequence is MIELSKLSAEGLRLEGRAQQLALEEGVALRDAAWQLFLLPSDGDLFLDIQGEGVLECTCSRCLEPFDLSLQFKSQFLGSKDAELVARGSHVLGSQDLDVVYLPETELEEEDLVRDQFQLQVPMNPVCREDCQGLCPKCGKNWNKGRCSCRPDLLREPSALARALSRLKLDLES, encoded by the coding sequence GTGATTGAACTTTCGAAGCTGAGTGCAGAAGGCCTCCGACTGGAAGGCCGCGCCCAGCAGTTGGCGCTGGAGGAGGGCGTCGCCCTCCGGGATGCGGCCTGGCAGCTTTTCCTGCTGCCCTCCGACGGCGACCTCTTCCTCGACATCCAGGGGGAGGGGGTGCTGGAATGCACCTGCTCCCGCTGCCTGGAGCCCTTCGACCTCTCCCTCCAGTTCAAGAGCCAGTTCCTCGGCAGCAAGGATGCCGAGCTGGTGGCCAGGGGCTCCCATGTACTGGGCAGCCAGGACCTGGATGTGGTCTACCTTCCCGAGACCGAGCTGGAAGAGGAGGACCTGGTCCGCGACCAGTTCCAGCTCCAGGTCCCGATGAATCCCGTCTGCCGCGAAGATTGCCAGGGGCTCTGCCCCAAGTGCGGCAAGAACTGGAACAAGGGCCGCTGCAGCTGCCGTCCCGACCTGCTCCGGGAACCCAGCGCCCTCGCCCGAGCACTCTCCAGGTTGAAACTCGACCTGGAGTCCTGA
- the plsX gene encoding phosphate acyltransferase PlsX translates to MYRIALDVMGGDHAPKATLEGARIALDQFADLRLLLVGDEAVLRPLLPEYGIKGSLLERCELVHAPDVVTMADKATCILKEKKASSIRVAAQLVREGQADGVVTMGHTGAAMVASKMVVGTLPGVDRPCLATVLPNTQGRPTVLLDVGANVDSKAEHIAQFAIMGAIYAEEVLGIKSPSVGVLSVGEEDGKGTETTRGAAQMLKSLDLNFQGNAEGRDIWNGRFDVIACDGFVGNSILKSSEALAEGILHGIRDSIMESLITQIGGALIKPAMKRFMKKLDYAEYGGAPLLGVKGVSIIGHGRSDGRTVGNGIRAALMACEHRVNDRIHESMERLLPQGAVSES, encoded by the coding sequence ATGTACCGCATCGCGCTGGACGTGATGGGCGGGGACCACGCCCCCAAAGCCACCCTTGAAGGGGCCCGCATCGCCCTTGACCAGTTCGCCGACCTCCGTCTCCTGCTCGTGGGAGACGAGGCCGTGCTGCGGCCCCTGCTCCCCGAATACGGGATCAAGGGATCCCTGCTGGAGCGCTGCGAGCTGGTCCATGCCCCGGATGTGGTCACCATGGCCGACAAGGCCACCTGCATCCTCAAGGAGAAGAAGGCCAGCTCCATCCGCGTCGCCGCTCAGCTGGTCCGGGAGGGCCAGGCGGACGGCGTCGTCACCATGGGCCACACCGGCGCCGCCATGGTGGCCTCCAAGATGGTGGTGGGCACGCTCCCGGGCGTGGATCGTCCCTGTCTGGCCACCGTGCTGCCCAACACCCAGGGGCGACCCACCGTCCTCCTGGATGTGGGCGCCAATGTGGACAGCAAGGCCGAGCACATCGCCCAGTTCGCCATCATGGGCGCCATCTATGCGGAAGAGGTCCTGGGCATCAAGTCTCCCAGCGTCGGCGTGCTGAGCGTTGGCGAGGAGGATGGCAAGGGCACTGAGACCACCCGCGGCGCCGCCCAGATGCTCAAGAGCCTGGATCTCAACTTCCAGGGCAACGCCGAAGGGCGCGACATCTGGAATGGCCGCTTCGATGTGATCGCCTGCGACGGTTTCGTCGGCAACTCCATCCTGAAATCCAGCGAGGCCCTTGCCGAGGGCATCCTCCACGGCATCCGGGACAGCATCATGGAGAGCCTGATCACCCAGATCGGGGGGGCCCTCATCAAGCCCGCCATGAAGCGCTTCATGAAAAAACTGGACTATGCCGAGTACGGCGGCGCCCCCCTCCTGGGGGTCAAGGGCGTCTCCATCATCGGTCATGGCCGCAGCGACGGTCGCACCGTCGGAAACGGCATCCGGGCTGCCCTCATGGCCTGCGAACACCGGGTCAATGACCGCATCCATGAATCCATGGAACGCCTCCTGCCCCAAGGGGCAGTCAGCGAGTCCTGA
- the rpmF gene encoding 50S ribosomal protein L32 → MPNPKRRHSRARRDRRRTHDSLDVMSSSTCPNCGTAKMPHRVCPSCGFYRGKQAVRTQQTV, encoded by the coding sequence ATGCCGAATCCCAAGCGCCGTCATTCCCGGGCCCGTCGCGACCGTCGTCGCACCCATGACTCCCTCGATGTCATGAGCTCCAGCACCTGCCCCAACTGCGGCACCGCCAAGATGCCCCACCGGGTGTGCCCCTCCTGCGGCTTCTATCGCGGCAAGCAGGCCGTCCGTACCCAGCAGACCGTCTGA